In one Leptogranulimonas caecicola genomic region, the following are encoded:
- a CDS encoding DUF4011 domain-containing protein, with protein MDSSITLHVVCNPIVNFSVVQSLSSPIESVIIENHSDKTLENLELVADSATDLMVDSTSPVPVIPAQETVEVDCRSMVVDTHRLLQITERVLDGIKFELRKENEVLASENIEMVFWAFDQWNGVPEFLACFVTPNHPALAPILIKAAEYLKEWTGSSALDGYQSGDVERVRYQGAALFRAIQEQNIVYVGAPPSFDAGQRIRLADSVLSQHMGTCLDLAALYSSALEACGLRPLVVIVEGHAFAGFWLEDRSFPEIVTDDCSELVKRSAKGIDQMTFVECTLLAQGSGAPFEAAEFAGKEHLLDPERFLCAVDVYRARMSQLLPLPARAMGAEGWDIEAPKDDHLSAARRPDRRVVSTAVLEEVEEGARTKRQVWERSLLDLSSRNALLNMRPGPRLMPILTGSVDEIEDALAKSEDLVLAPKPAEWKGLSDKEAYGILGVAEIYNDFLSSDFKEGRLRTAFSESALQKNLTNLFRAARSSLEETGSNTLFMTLGTLLWVDPKRGNARRLAPLMLLPVDIVKRPGAGGYVIRLRDDEPLLNITLVELLKREFGINVSGLDPLPHDEHGIDTRLVLNTFKDRILGMKDWQVIENAALGLFSFSQFLMWSDVRNSEEAMRRSPIVNSLMEGHLTWQPEDLDGSEGQEELLLPIEADASQRFAIQAAVGGQSFVLHGPPGTGKSQTITAIIANALARGKKVLFVAEKMAALEVVQTRLARLKLAPFCLELHSTKATRNHVLEQIQAATELGSVEANDEYAHKLEEV; from the coding sequence ATGGATTCATCCATCACTCTGCATGTCGTTTGCAATCCCATAGTGAACTTTTCGGTGGTGCAGTCGCTCTCCTCGCCCATCGAGTCGGTGATCATCGAGAATCATAGCGACAAGACGTTGGAAAACCTTGAGCTTGTGGCCGACAGTGCCACGGACCTCATGGTAGACAGCACTTCCCCTGTGCCGGTGATTCCTGCACAAGAAACGGTAGAGGTAGACTGCCGTTCCATGGTGGTGGATACTCACAGGCTTTTGCAGATCACCGAGCGCGTGCTGGATGGTATTAAATTTGAACTGAGGAAGGAAAATGAGGTCCTGGCGTCTGAAAACATTGAGATGGTGTTTTGGGCCTTTGACCAGTGGAACGGTGTCCCAGAATTCCTCGCTTGCTTTGTCACCCCCAATCATCCAGCATTGGCCCCTATCCTCATCAAGGCTGCCGAGTACCTCAAGGAATGGACCGGTTCCTCGGCGTTGGATGGCTATCAATCGGGTGATGTGGAGCGTGTGCGCTATCAGGGCGCTGCTCTCTTCCGCGCCATCCAGGAACAGAACATCGTCTATGTGGGGGCGCCGCCCTCGTTTGATGCGGGACAGCGTATCCGTCTTGCGGATAGCGTGCTATCCCAGCACATGGGCACCTGCCTTGATTTGGCGGCACTTTACAGTTCTGCACTTGAGGCCTGCGGTCTCAGACCCCTGGTGGTGATCGTCGAGGGCCACGCTTTTGCGGGCTTCTGGCTCGAGGACCGATCCTTCCCCGAAATCGTGACCGATGACTGCTCGGAGCTGGTAAAGCGCAGTGCAAAGGGTATCGACCAAATGACCTTCGTGGAATGCACCCTTTTGGCGCAGGGTTCCGGGGCACCTTTTGAGGCTGCGGAGTTTGCAGGCAAAGAGCACCTTTTGGATCCCGAGAGATTCTTGTGTGCCGTGGATGTCTATCGTGCGCGGATGAGCCAGCTCTTACCGCTCCCGGCCCGCGCTATGGGAGCTGAGGGATGGGATATCGAGGCGCCCAAAGACGACCATCTCTCTGCTGCCCGTCGTCCCGATCGCAGAGTGGTCTCCACCGCCGTTCTCGAGGAGGTTGAGGAAGGCGCACGTACGAAACGGCAGGTGTGGGAGCGCAGTCTTTTGGACCTGAGTTCAAGAAACGCTCTGCTCAACATGCGCCCGGGACCCCGGCTTATGCCCATCCTTACGGGATCAGTGGACGAGATCGAAGATGCTCTCGCCAAGTCGGAAGATCTGGTGCTTGCACCGAAGCCGGCGGAGTGGAAGGGTCTTTCAGACAAAGAGGCTTACGGTATCTTGGGCGTCGCTGAAATCTACAATGACTTTTTGTCCAGTGACTTTAAAGAGGGGCGCCTGCGCACGGCGTTCTCAGAAAGTGCGCTTCAAAAGAATCTCACCAACCTTTTCCGGGCTGCACGCTCCTCGTTGGAGGAGACAGGATCGAACACGCTCTTCATGACGCTGGGAACGCTTTTGTGGGTCGATCCCAAGCGAGGGAACGCACGGCGCCTTGCGCCCCTTATGCTTTTGCCTGTCGACATCGTCAAACGGCCCGGTGCGGGTGGGTATGTCATTCGTTTGCGCGACGATGAGCCCCTGCTCAACATCACCTTGGTCGAGTTGCTCAAGCGGGAGTTTGGCATCAACGTCTCAGGCCTGGATCCCCTGCCCCACGATGAGCACGGTATCGACACGCGGCTGGTCCTCAACACTTTCAAGGACCGCATCTTGGGCATGAAGGATTGGCAGGTTATCGAGAATGCGGCGCTGGGCCTTTTCTCCTTCAGTCAGTTCCTCATGTGGAGCGACGTGCGCAACAGCGAGGAGGCCATGAGGAGAAGCCCCATCGTAAACTCCTTAATGGAGGGTCACCTCACGTGGCAGCCGGAGGATCTTGATGGCAGCGAGGGCCAAGAGGAGCTGCTGCTGCCTATTGAGGCCGATGCTTCCCAGCGTTTTGCCATCCAGGCTGCTGTGGGTGGCCAAAGTTTTGTGCTCCATGGACCCCCGGGAACAGGAAAGTCGCAGACCATCACCGCCATCATCGCGAATGCACTGGCTCGTGGCAAGAAGGTGCTCTTTGTGGCCGAGAAGAT
- a CDS encoding MgtC/SapB family protein encodes MFLRLLLAMLVGTVIGMTREFKNKGAGVKTHVLVCLGAAMSMIVSQYILEELPGAQLDMVRNGAAVISGVGFIGVGTIIVTGKNEVRGLTTAAGLWVCACIGLAAGIGEVDATIIALLFVIFTFTVLSWFDVMVHRHTKKFDLYVEFENRLAVKEFLKQLHSWDCSYDNFLLTGGESGSSFVAATLTITLPTMDRKQVFIDAIQRLRFVSFCEEI; translated from the coding sequence GTGTTCTTGCGGCTGCTCCTTGCCATGCTCGTGGGTACCGTCATTGGCATGACGCGCGAGTTCAAGAACAAAGGCGCGGGCGTCAAGACTCACGTGCTGGTGTGCTTGGGCGCGGCGATGTCGATGATCGTGAGCCAATACATTCTTGAAGAGCTGCCGGGCGCCCAGCTCGATATGGTGCGCAATGGCGCCGCGGTTATCTCCGGCGTGGGCTTCATTGGCGTGGGCACCATCATCGTCACAGGCAAGAACGAGGTGCGCGGCCTCACCACGGCCGCCGGACTGTGGGTATGCGCCTGCATTGGCCTGGCCGCAGGCATAGGCGAGGTGGACGCCACCATCATCGCGCTGCTCTTTGTCATCTTCACCTTCACGGTGCTTTCGTGGTTCGACGTGATGGTGCACCGCCATACCAAGAAGTTCGATCTCTACGTGGAGTTTGAGAACCGGCTGGCGGTGAAGGAGTTTTTAAAGCAGCTTCATAGCTGGGACTGCAGCTACGACAACTTCTTGCTTACCGGCGGAGAAAGCGGGAGCTCGTTTGTGGCTGCCACCCTCACCATTACGCTGCCCACCATGGACCGCAAACAGGTGTTCATCGACGCCATCCAGCGCCTTAGATTCGTGAGCTTTTGCGAGGAGATCTAA
- a CDS encoding radical SAM protein, translating into MQSKIAHAAERTAFGLALDGIINAASGKDREKNLDKLVDMGSKLLKDTAPGAARGLRAGLYPGSKWEQFLFSLMDEVDHNIIKTTVLNGGYEAAFRGLRTCTENAEKYQCNVPWIILFDPTTACNKHCIGCWSAEYGNRYNLSFDDMDKLVSEAKALGTHMFMLTGGEPLVRKHDIIKLAEKHNDCMFNIFTNASLVDQAFCDDVKRVGNIAFSISVEGFEESNDGRRGDGSFQEVMAAMDLMKANGLLFGTSTAYTTKNYKTVTSDEYLDMLIEKGCRYAWYFHLMPVGAGAGTDLMCTPEEREYMFHRIREIRGITGGKPIFAMDFQNDGEYVGGCIAGGRVFCHVNAAGDVEPCVFIHYSNANIHDKSWLECLKQPIFQAYRSHYPFNDNMLQPCPMLENPEILPQIVHEADAPCTDYAAPESVDDLCARTTPYAESWKATAEKLWLEEHPTGKKIYADELSNMPVDEKAKIIAKSDEENQAVVG; encoded by the coding sequence ATGCAGTCTAAGATCGCGCACGCAGCCGAGCGCACGGCCTTTGGCCTGGCTCTGGACGGGATCATCAATGCCGCTTCGGGCAAGGATCGCGAGAAGAATCTCGACAAGCTTGTAGACATGGGCTCCAAGTTGCTCAAAGACACCGCTCCCGGCGCCGCCCGCGGCCTTCGTGCCGGTTTGTATCCCGGGTCCAAGTGGGAGCAGTTCCTCTTCTCCCTCATGGACGAGGTAGATCACAACATCATCAAGACCACCGTGCTCAACGGCGGCTATGAGGCGGCCTTCCGCGGCCTGCGCACCTGCACTGAGAACGCAGAGAAGTACCAGTGCAACGTGCCTTGGATCATCCTGTTCGATCCCACCACGGCCTGCAACAAGCACTGCATCGGCTGCTGGAGCGCAGAGTACGGCAACCGCTACAACCTGTCCTTCGACGATATGGACAAGCTGGTCTCTGAGGCCAAGGCGCTGGGCACCCACATGTTCATGCTCACCGGCGGCGAGCCTCTGGTGCGCAAGCACGACATCATCAAGCTGGCAGAGAAGCACAATGACTGCATGTTCAACATCTTCACCAACGCCTCGCTGGTGGACCAGGCCTTCTGCGACGACGTCAAGCGCGTGGGCAACATTGCCTTCTCCATCTCGGTCGAGGGCTTCGAGGAGTCCAACGACGGCCGCCGCGGCGACGGCTCCTTCCAGGAAGTCATGGCTGCCATGGACCTCATGAAGGCCAACGGCCTGCTCTTTGGCACTTCCACGGCCTACACCACCAAGAACTACAAGACCGTCACCTCTGACGAGTACCTCGATATGCTTATCGAGAAGGGCTGCCGCTACGCCTGGTACTTCCACCTCATGCCCGTGGGCGCCGGCGCCGGCACCGACCTCATGTGCACCCCTGAGGAGCGCGAGTACATGTTCCACCGCATCCGCGAGATCCGCGGCATCACCGGCGGCAAGCCCATCTTTGCCATGGACTTCCAAAATGACGGCGAGTATGTGGGCGGCTGCATCGCCGGCGGCCGCGTGTTCTGCCATGTCAACGCAGCCGGCGACGTGGAGCCCTGCGTCTTCATCCACTACTCCAACGCCAACATCCATGACAAGAGCTGGCTGGAGTGCCTCAAGCAGCCTATCTTCCAGGCCTATCGCTCTCACTACCCCTTCAACGACAACATGCTCCAGCCTTGCCCCATGCTGGAAAACCCGGAGATCCTGCCCCAGATCGTCCACGAGGCAGACGCTCCCTGCACCGACTATGCGGCACCCGAGTCTGTGGATGACCTTTGCGCCCGCACCACTCCTTACGCTGAGAGCTGGAAGGCCACCGCTGAGAAGCTCTGGCTCGAGGAGCATCCCACCGGCAAGAAGATCTACGCAGATGAGCTCTCCAACATGCCTGTGGACGAGAAGGCCAAGATCATCGCCAAGTCTGACGAGGAGAATCAGGCCGTCGTAGGGTAA
- a CDS encoding L-lactate dehydrogenase, whose protein sequence is MGVNRIGIIGLGHVGAHVANSLMLQGIADELYLTEICSGDEDNSAKLRSEVQDLHDSLAFCPHNVEIVSCGEDYAALASCDVIVNAAGKVALAAQNRDGELFYTTDTAKRFIEPVAKAGFDGVWVTIANPCDVVATEIWKLSGADPAKVIGTGTALDSSRFKFALSNVTGIDQHSICAYMLGEHGASQFAAWSAVNFGGKPLSQLAVEQPGRFGFDHDELEQQGRQNGYVTMAGKHCTEYAVANAAARLVRAIESNEHVITACSTLMDGQYGESGVYASLPCVVGASGVEEVIELDLTADEVEKFHASCAHIRENAQRVGLL, encoded by the coding sequence ATGGGAGTCAATCGCATCGGCATTATTGGATTGGGGCACGTGGGGGCCCATGTGGCCAACAGCCTCATGCTTCAGGGCATCGCAGACGAGCTCTACCTCACCGAGATTTGCTCCGGCGACGAGGACAACTCCGCCAAGCTCAGAAGCGAGGTGCAAGATCTGCACGACTCGCTGGCATTCTGCCCGCACAACGTCGAGATCGTCTCCTGCGGCGAGGACTACGCTGCGCTGGCGAGCTGCGACGTCATCGTCAATGCAGCGGGCAAGGTGGCGCTGGCGGCGCAAAACCGCGACGGCGAGCTGTTCTACACCACGGACACTGCCAAGCGATTCATCGAGCCTGTCGCCAAAGCCGGCTTCGACGGGGTGTGGGTGACCATCGCCAACCCCTGCGACGTGGTAGCCACCGAGATCTGGAAGCTCTCCGGCGCAGATCCCGCCAAGGTCATCGGCACCGGCACCGCGCTGGATTCCAGCCGCTTCAAATTCGCCCTCTCCAACGTCACCGGCATCGACCAGCACTCCATCTGCGCCTACATGCTGGGCGAGCACGGCGCCAGCCAGTTCGCCGCCTGGAGCGCGGTGAACTTTGGCGGCAAGCCGCTCTCCCAACTTGCCGTCGAGCAGCCCGGCCGCTTTGGCTTCGACCATGACGAGCTCGAGCAGCAGGGCCGCCAAAACGGCTATGTCACCATGGCCGGCAAGCACTGCACCGAGTACGCCGTCGCCAACGCCGCCGCCCGCCTGGTGCGTGCCATCGAGTCCAACGAGCACGTCATTACCGCCTGCTCCACCCTCATGGACGGCCAGTACGGCGAGAGTGGCGTCTACGCCTCGCTGCCCTGCGTGGTAGGCGCTTCCGGCGTCGAGGAGGTCATCGAGCTCGACCTCACCGCCGACGAGGTGGAAAAGTTCCACGCCAGCTGCGCCCACATCCGCGAGAACGCGCAGCGTGTGGGGCTGCTCTAG
- the rlmD gene encoding 23S rRNA (uracil(1939)-C(5))-methyltransferase RlmD, translating into MGFRTLTCPIAKECGGCEWLAVPYPIQLRRKREAVEELFRDYLEDVRHGATVDGLRIYGMDDPVAFRHKAATPFAPGKRGFVRSGFYARGTHRIVPCSACLTEDPRCRPILNAVARISSDLGIRAYDEDKGTGLLRHGVVRTGWKSNEGLLTLVTNGDSLPHAKELAKAVAQKAKVHLSVVQNVNQRRTNAILGFKNKPLLGPGVMHDSLLDVEFTVGPTSFYQTNPEQTEVLYSLAIAQSRLDAGMRVLDAYCGIGTIGLCAAHQVEGLEVVGVERVEGAVADARRNAKANGLEKQARFVCADATSYMIDAARAGRKFDGVILDPPRAGSTPEFLSAVCALAPERVVYVSCNPQTQRRDVDLLVRQGYELDTLAVVDLFPQTKHAETVATLVRTRA; encoded by the coding sequence ATGGGATTTCGCACGCTCACCTGCCCCATCGCCAAAGAGTGCGGCGGCTGCGAATGGCTGGCGGTGCCCTACCCCATTCAGCTACGTCGGAAGCGCGAGGCGGTGGAAGAGCTGTTCCGCGACTACCTGGAAGACGTGCGCCATGGCGCCACGGTCGACGGCCTGCGCATTTACGGCATGGACGATCCGGTGGCCTTCAGGCATAAGGCGGCCACGCCCTTCGCGCCGGGCAAGCGCGGGTTTGTGCGCAGCGGGTTTTATGCGCGGGGGACGCACAGGATAGTGCCCTGCTCGGCCTGCCTCACCGAGGATCCGCGGTGCCGGCCCATCCTCAACGCAGTGGCGCGTATAAGCTCTGACCTTGGCATCCGTGCCTACGACGAGGACAAGGGCACCGGCCTCTTGCGCCACGGAGTGGTCCGCACCGGTTGGAAGTCCAATGAGGGCCTGCTCACACTGGTAACCAACGGCGACTCGCTGCCCCATGCCAAGGAGCTGGCGAAGGCAGTGGCCCAAAAGGCCAAGGTGCATTTGTCGGTAGTTCAAAACGTGAATCAACGGCGCACCAACGCCATCCTGGGATTCAAGAACAAGCCGCTGCTGGGCCCCGGCGTGATGCACGACAGCCTGCTGGACGTGGAATTCACCGTTGGCCCTACGAGCTTTTATCAAACCAACCCAGAGCAAACCGAGGTCCTCTACAGTTTGGCCATCGCGCAATCGCGCCTGGACGCCGGCATGCGGGTGCTGGACGCCTACTGCGGCATAGGCACCATCGGGCTGTGCGCGGCCCATCAGGTGGAGGGGCTCGAGGTCGTGGGCGTGGAGCGGGTGGAAGGCGCGGTGGCCGACGCTCGGCGGAACGCCAAGGCCAACGGGCTGGAGAAACAGGCTCGGTTCGTCTGTGCCGACGCCACCAGTTACATGATCGACGCTGCCCGAGCCGGCCGAAAGTTCGACGGCGTGATCCTCGACCCGCCGCGCGCCGGCTCGACCCCGGAGTTTTTGAGCGCCGTCTGCGCCCTGGCGCCTGAGCGCGTGGTCTACGTGAGCTGCAACCCCCAGACCCAGCGCCGCGACGTGGATCTGTTGGTACGCCAGGGCTATGAGCTGGACACATTGGCGGTGGTGGACCTGTTCCCCCAGACCAAGCACGCCGAGACCGTCGCCACCCTGGTGCGCACCCGCGCCTAG
- a CDS encoding sensor histidine kinase, translating to MNALRYLRSRLLDLLIFGLTFALLMLMLWLTGASEDFVALVGAILLVAEVLRLFAGYLPSASFWHQVDRIAQAQVGGDPTPIDVASTLPSQRRYPANCADDAVDALLDQYRLSTGKERADAAEYRSYIERWSHEVKTPVAAISLMVQGDASPLARRIEPELQRIESCVDQALYLARSYSVDRDYLVRPQNLGQLVREVARSRMTALQLSHVHLAFEGLDQQIYCDPKWVTFILGQLVDNAIKYASPERELTLAFIAHRENQSSAHETVVLEVRDNGQGIPLQDLPRIWDKGFVGENGRDRSGRTSTGIGLFLVQDLARKMGLSVDAWSDGATATTISITFPMVANASNDQAAQ from the coding sequence ATGAATGCATTGCGCTATCTGAGATCCCGCCTGCTCGATCTGCTCATATTTGGGCTCACTTTCGCCCTGCTTATGCTGATGCTGTGGCTCACCGGCGCCTCGGAAGACTTCGTGGCGCTCGTGGGCGCCATCCTGCTGGTGGCCGAAGTCCTGCGACTCTTTGCGGGCTATCTGCCTTCGGCTTCCTTCTGGCATCAGGTGGATCGCATCGCCCAGGCCCAGGTGGGCGGCGACCCCACGCCCATCGATGTGGCGAGCACGCTGCCTTCCCAGCGCCGCTATCCGGCCAACTGCGCCGACGACGCGGTGGACGCCCTGCTGGACCAATACCGCCTCTCCACCGGCAAAGAGCGCGCCGACGCCGCCGAATACCGCAGCTACATCGAGCGTTGGAGCCACGAGGTCAAGACGCCGGTGGCTGCCATCTCCCTCATGGTCCAGGGCGACGCGAGTCCTCTGGCCCGCCGCATCGAGCCCGAGCTCCAGCGCATCGAGTCCTGCGTCGACCAGGCCCTCTACCTGGCCCGGTCCTACTCCGTTGACCGCGACTACCTGGTGCGCCCCCAAAACTTGGGCCAGCTGGTGCGCGAGGTGGCCCGCAGCCGAATGACCGCCCTCCAGCTCAGCCACGTGCATCTGGCCTTCGAGGGCCTTGACCAGCAGATTTACTGCGATCCCAAATGGGTGACCTTCATTTTGGGCCAGCTGGTGGACAACGCCATCAAGTATGCCTCTCCCGAGCGCGAGCTCACCCTGGCGTTCATCGCTCACCGAGAAAACCAATCCTCCGCCCATGAGACCGTGGTGCTGGAAGTGCGCGACAACGGGCAGGGGATCCCCCTCCAAGACCTACCCCGTATTTGGGACAAGGGCTTTGTGGGCGAGAACGGCCGAGATCGCTCTGGCCGCACGTCCACCGGCATCGGCCTCTTTTTGGTGCAGGACCTGGCCCGCAAGATGGGCCTCTCGGTGGACGCCTGGTCCGACGGCGCCACCGCCACCACCATCTCGATCACCTTCCCCATGGTGGCCAACGCCTCCAACGACCAGGCGGCCCAGTAG
- a CDS encoding response regulator transcription factor, whose translation MTRIALVEDDVAIREALSDLLVQRGYEPVEICDWAHASQAVLDAAPDLVLLDLGLPGVDGTAICRELRDKSGIPIIVVTSRASEMDEVLAMTMGADDFITKPYSVYVLVAHIEALLRRSSQAQARPTLTHKGLTLDVEASCAKANGKTVDLTRNELRILAYLMHNAGAVVSRTALMCELWDSEAYVDDNTLTVNVNRLRQTLAKLGIENYLVTHRGQGYSV comes from the coding sequence ATGACGCGCATCGCGCTGGTAGAGGATGACGTGGCCATCAGGGAGGCGCTGAGCGACCTGCTGGTGCAGCGCGGCTATGAGCCCGTGGAGATCTGCGATTGGGCCCATGCCAGTCAGGCGGTGCTGGACGCGGCGCCGGACCTGGTCCTTTTGGACCTGGGGCTTCCGGGTGTGGACGGCACGGCCATCTGTCGAGAGCTGCGGGACAAGTCGGGCATTCCAATCATTGTGGTAACCAGTCGCGCCTCGGAGATGGACGAGGTGCTGGCCATGACCATGGGGGCGGACGATTTTATTACCAAGCCCTACTCGGTCTACGTGCTGGTGGCCCACATCGAGGCGCTGCTGCGGCGCAGCTCGCAGGCGCAGGCTCGGCCCACGCTCACGCACAAAGGGCTTACGTTGGACGTGGAGGCTTCCTGCGCCAAGGCCAACGGCAAGACGGTGGATCTTACGCGCAACGAGCTGCGGATTCTTGCGTATCTTATGCACAACGCAGGGGCGGTGGTTTCGCGTACGGCCCTCATGTGCGAGCTCTGGGACTCCGAGGCCTACGTGGATGACAACACCCTCACGGTGAACGTCAACCGCCTGCGCCAGACGCTGGCCAAGCTGGGCATCGAGAATTACCTGGTGACCCATCGTGGCCAGGGATACTCGGTGTAG
- the purH gene encoding bifunctional phosphoribosylaminoimidazolecarboxamide formyltransferase/IMP cyclohydrolase gives MAERKIQKALVSVTDKSGVAQFCRALHDTYGTQIISTGGTAKVLEEAGVPVTEISEYTGFPEMMGGRVKTLHPKVHGGLLARRDSAEHMEEAAAHDIPMIDLVCVNLYEFEKTVAKPDVTFADAVEHIDIGGPSMLRSAAKNAQSVTVVCDPADYGRILDDMAAHDGATSLELRRQLQVKAYTTTAAYDTAISNWLAGQLIDAEGAVPTQFPERLTLAYTKQQDLRYGENPHQAAAFYRDANAAPHSLACATQLNGKPLSYNNLLDTDAAWSAVCEFDEPACIILKHQNPCGSAVAANVTEAYDKAYACDPVSAFGGIIACNREVPLELVEHFADVNKQFVEVLIAPSFTPEALERLSRRKNLRVLATGGVDAPAAQEMRTVDGGLLVQDVDHVTEKPADYQVVTRRAPTAQELHDLEFGWKVVKTVKSNAILIAKDDAGIGMGPGQPNRVDSAIIACDRAHKACERMGVAPENLAAASDAFFPFRDDVDELAARGVTAIIQPGGSVRDEEVIAACDEHNIAMVFTGRRHFRH, from the coding sequence ATGGCAGAGAGGAAGATTCAAAAGGCGTTGGTCTCGGTGACGGACAAGAGCGGGGTGGCACAGTTTTGCCGCGCGCTCCACGACACCTACGGTACGCAGATCATCTCCACCGGGGGCACCGCGAAAGTGCTGGAAGAAGCGGGCGTGCCGGTGACGGAGATCTCGGAGTACACCGGCTTTCCCGAGATGATGGGCGGCCGTGTGAAGACGCTGCATCCCAAGGTCCACGGCGGCCTTCTGGCGCGTCGCGACAGCGCCGAGCACATGGAGGAGGCCGCGGCCCACGACATCCCCATGATCGACCTGGTGTGCGTGAACCTGTACGAGTTTGAGAAGACCGTGGCCAAGCCCGACGTCACCTTTGCCGACGCCGTGGAGCACATCGATATTGGCGGCCCCTCCATGCTGAGGTCTGCGGCCAAGAACGCCCAGAGCGTCACCGTGGTGTGCGATCCGGCAGACTACGGGCGCATCCTGGACGACATGGCGGCCCACGACGGCGCCACCTCGCTGGAGCTGCGCCGTCAGCTGCAGGTGAAGGCCTATACCACCACCGCGGCCTATGACACGGCCATCTCCAATTGGCTGGCCGGCCAGCTCATCGATGCCGAGGGCGCTGTGCCCACACAGTTCCCTGAGCGCCTGACCTTGGCCTATACCAAGCAGCAAGACCTGCGCTACGGCGAGAACCCCCACCAGGCGGCCGCCTTCTACCGCGATGCCAACGCCGCTCCCCACTCGCTGGCCTGCGCCACGCAGCTCAACGGCAAGCCGCTGTCCTACAACAACCTGCTGGATACCGACGCCGCCTGGTCCGCCGTCTGCGAGTTTGACGAGCCCGCCTGCATCATCTTGAAGCACCAGAATCCCTGCGGCTCTGCCGTGGCCGCCAACGTCACCGAGGCCTACGACAAGGCCTACGCCTGCGACCCGGTGAGCGCCTTTGGCGGCATCATCGCCTGTAACCGCGAGGTGCCCCTGGAGCTGGTGGAGCACTTTGCCGACGTCAACAAGCAGTTTGTGGAGGTCCTCATCGCGCCCTCCTTCACTCCCGAGGCCCTGGAGCGCCTGAGCCGTCGCAAGAACCTGCGCGTCCTTGCCACCGGCGGCGTGGATGCTCCCGCCGCCCAGGAGATGCGCACGGTGGACGGCGGTCTTTTGGTGCAAGACGTCGACCACGTGACCGAGAAACCCGCCGACTACCAGGTGGTCACTCGCCGTGCTCCCACGGCCCAGGAGCTCCACGACCTGGAGTTTGGCTGGAAGGTGGTTAAGACCGTGAAGTCCAACGCCATCCTCATCGCGAAGGACGACGCCGGCATTGGCATGGGGCCCGGCCAGCCCAACCGCGTGGACTCCGCCATCATCGCCTGCGACCGCGCCCACAAGGCCTGCGAGCGCATGGGCGTGGCGCCGGAGAACCTGGCTGCGGCCAGCGACGCGTTCTTCCCCTTCCGCGACGACGTTGACGAGCTGGCCGCCCGCGGCGTCACCGCCATCATTCAGCCCGGCGGCTCGGTGCGCGACGAGGAGGTCATCGCTGCCTGCGACGAGCACAACATCGCCATGGTCTTCACCGGTCGCCGGCACTTCAGGCACTAG